CCGGTTCCCCAGGTAGACCTGCTCATGGCGGCAATTTTTGGCGGAATCCTAAGCGGGGCAGGGCTCGGACTGGTTTTCCGGGGTCACGGCAGCACCGGGGGCAGCGACATCGTGGCGGTAATTCTGAGAAAAAAGAAGAACCTCGGCCTGGGCGAGGTAAGCTTCTACTCGAACCTGCTGGTGGTAGGCATATCCATGATTTTCTTCCCGGTCAACACAGGGCTGTACAGCATAATATCCATGTTCGCGGCGGGAAAATTCACCGACGTAATAATAACCGGCCTGAATATTAACAAATCAGTTGTCATCATATCAGACAGGTCATTCCTGATTGGCAAAAGAATTATGGACGAGATGCGCCGCGGCGTGACCTATTTTGAAGGAACGGGCGCTTATACCAGTGAGAAAAAGGCGGTAATCAACTGCGTGGTGAGCAGGTTTGAACTGGCCAGGCTAAAAAGCATCGTGGCCGAAACAGACCCCGGCGCCTTCATGTACATATCCGATGCCAGTGAAGTGCTTGGCAAGGGATTTTCAGCCCCAAAATAAGGCGAGCCTTAATTTAACAAGATTAAAAACTTTAAAAATGCAGATATTAATAAAGGCTATCGTTCTTCAACTGAATAAGGAGGTTGGGCTAATGAGCAGAAGGCGCGGAGGAGTAATGTCCGAAAGGCTGAAGTACGAGTTAGCCGACGAACTTGGCGTAGGTGACGTGGTACGCAGGGACGGCGGTTAC
The window above is part of the Pelotomaculum thermopropionicum SI genome. Proteins encoded here:
- a CDS encoding uncharacterized conserved protein; this encodes MNCLLKRVRLPSKHFLKAVSANLLVIIAGALLIALSLNVLLIPYGLLTGGVSGLALIIFYLFKIPVFASIIVFNIPIFLWGAKEINLQFFMYSLAGTLALAALLPATEGWVPVPQVDLLMAAIFGGILSGAGLGLVFRGHGSTGGSDIVAVILRKKKNLGLGEVSFYSNLLVVGISMIFFPVNTGLYSIISMFAAGKFTDVIITGLNINKSVVIISDRSFLIGKRIMDEMRRGVTYFEGTGAYTSEKKAVINCVVSRFELARLKSIVAETDPGAFMYISDASEVLGKGFSAPK